The sequence below is a genomic window from Pseudomonas cremoricolorata.
CAGGTCACCGCTCAGGCCCAGGGCCTGGCGAACGAACAGCGCTTTGGCTTCGGGCAGTTGCTCGACCACTTTCAGGCCGCTGTTGCGCAACCAGCGCAGCGGCAGCGGGTCGGCCTGGAACAGCCGCTCGAAGCCCTCCATGGCGGCCATCAGCGCCAGGTTGTGCGGCATGCGCCGGCGCTCGTAGCGGCTCAGCACCTTGAGGTCGGCCAGGCGCCCGCCACGGGCGGCGGCGTGTTGCAACTCTTCGGCGAGCACGGCGGCATCGAGAAAGCCCAGGTTCACCCCCTGCCCAGCCAGGGGATGGATGGTGTGGGCTGCGTCGCCGATCAGCGCCAGACCGCGTTCCACGTAGCGCTTGGCATGCCGCTGGCGCAGCGGTACACAGAGCCTCGGGTCGGCGTGCAGCACCTCGCCCAGGCGTCCTTCGAAAGCCTGTTCCAGCGCCTTGCAGAAGCCCGCGTCATCCAGGCCCATGGCCCACTCGGCGCGCTCAGGCGTGATCGACCAGACGATCGAGCACCAGTCCTGGTTGCCGTCACGGACCAGCGGCAGGAACGCCAGCGGGCCTTCATCGGTGAAGCGTTGCCAGGCGGTACACTGGTGCGGTCGGCTGCAGCGAACGCTGGTGACGATGGCATGGTGCAGATAATCCCACTCACGCGTGACGCTCCCGGTCAGGCGACGCACCGCCGAGTGGGCGCCATCGGCGGCGATCACCAGCGGCGCGCGCAGGCTGCGGCCATCGGCCAGGGTCAGCAGCCAGTCATCACCGGAGTGACGCATCTGTTCCAGCCGCGCGCCGGGCAGCAGGCCGATGTCGCTGTCGTGCAGGCGTTCGACCAAAGCATCCTGAACCACACGGTTCTCCACGATGTGGCCCAGCACCTCGGCATGCACGCTGGCCGCGGAAAAGTGGATGTTGCCGGTGCCGGTGCCGTCCCATACCTGCATGTCGGAATACGGCGACAAGCGCCTGCGGGCGATGCCGTCCCAGGCACCGAGGCGTTCGAGGATGCGCTGGCTGGCCGCCGACAACGCACTGACCCGCGGCTCGAACGGCGCTGCGGCATCGAACGGCTCGACCGCCAGTGGCCCACCGTCGACCAGCAGCACCTGCAAGCCGCTGTGGCGCAAGGCCAGCGCCAGGGCGCTGCCGACCATACCGGCACCGACAATCACCAGATCCGCACGCAATTCCATGATCTACGCCTGCCTCGCTTGCGGTTTGAGCCGCACATATAAGGTTTTGTCGACCCGCGCCACCAGCTCGCCGGCGTCGTCGCGGATGTCGACCTGAAGCCTGGGCAGGTATTTCTTGCCCCCGGCGGTCTGCTGACGGATGTCGTCCAGCAAGGTGTCATCGATTTCGAACTCGGCATGCACCGGACCTTTGCCCGGGGTGATGAAATCGATGCTGGCCGCCTTGTCCCAGACGATGTACTCACTGCCCAGTTGCTCGATCAGCAGCAGCATGTAGAAAGGATCGACCATTGAATACAGGCTGCCGCCGAACTGGGTACCGACGTAGTTGCGATTCCACCGGGTCAGTTTCATGCGCACCTTGATGCGCCGCATGTCCGGGCTGATCGACTGCACGCGAATGCCTGCCCCGAGATAAGGCGGGTAGCAGTTGAGCAGCCAGCGCAGCATGCGGGCCCGCCGGGCCAGTCTGCGCGCGTCGGTCACAGTCCGCCCCGGGCAGGACGCGTGCCCAGCCCCATCGCCTGGCGCGCGAACCAGCGCTTGGCCGGGGGCAGCAGGTCGAGGCCGAGCAGGCCCAGGTTGCGCGCGTTGGCAAGCAGCGGCTGTCGGCTGCCGAACAGTCGGGTGACCTGGTCGGAGAAACCGACGGTAAGGGTCTGGTCGAGCCGCTGGCGCTGCTGGTACGCCTGCAAGGTGGCCAGGTCACCCGGTTGCGCCGGGCCGCCGAGCAGCGCCTCGGCCAGCGCCTGTACGTCGCGCAGCGAGAGGTTGAAGCCTTGCCCGGCAATCGGGTGCAGGCTGTGCGCGGCGTTGCCCAGTACCACCAGGTGCGGACGCACCTGTTCCTGGGCTTCGACCAGCGCCAGTGGATACAGATGACGCGCGCCCACCTGGCGCAACGCCCCCAGGCGATAGCCGAAGGCGTCTTGCAGCTCGCGCAGGAACTGCCGCTCGTCGATCTCGGCCAGACGCTGCGCGTCCATGCCCTGCCGGGTCCAGACCAGCGCACAACGGTTTTCCGGCAGCGGCAGCAAGGCCATAGGACCTTGCTCGGTGAAACGTTCGAACGCTTGCCCGGCATGCTGTTCGCCAGGGGTGATGTTGGCGATCAGCGCGCTTTGCGCGTAGGGCCGCCGGCGCACATGGATGCCCAACTGCTCGCGCAGGCCCGAGCGGCCGCCATCGGCGAGCACGGCCAGGTCGCAGTCCAGCGAGGTGTCGTCATCTAGGCGCAGCCGGTAGCCGTGCTCGATCGGTTGCAGCGAGGTCACCTCGGCCGGGCAGCGCCAGCTGACCACTTCCGTGTCCAAGGCCTGCCACAGGCACTGGCCAAGCCAGGCGTTCTCGACCACATAGCCCAACGCCGGCACGCCTTCATCATGGGCGGCAAGACGGGTGGCGCCAAAGCGGCCACGGTCCGATACCTGAATCTGCAGGATCGGCTCGCCGCGCTGCGCGATCTGCGACCACACGCCCAACTGCTGATAGATCTGCCGAGTGCCGTAGGACAGCGCGGAAGAGCGGGCATCGTAACTGGGCTGGAAACTGTCGCCCGGCGCGAAGGGTTCGATCAGCACGATCTTCCAGCCGCGCGCCTTGGCCCCGGCTTGCAGCGCCAGGGCCAGGCTGGCACCGACCAGCCCACCGCCGATGATCGCCAGGTTCACCCGGCTCATGCGGCGGCCTCACGGGCAGCGGCCATCAGTGCCTCGATTTCGCTTACGGTCTTGGGCACGCCACCGCTGAGAATCTCGCAGCCTTGTCGGGTCACCACCACATCGTCCTCGATACGCACGCCGATGCCGCGCCATTTCTTGGCCACCGACTTGTCATCGGCACCGATGTAGATGCCTGGCTCGACGGTCAATGCCATGCCTACTTCCAGCACCCGCCACTGGCCGCCGACCTTGTAGTCGCCGACGTCGTGTACATCCATGCCCAGCCAATGGCCGGCGCGGTGCATGTAGAAGGCGCGGTACGCCTCGCTGTCGATCAATGCCTGAACCTCGCCCTTGAGCAGGCCCAGTTCGACCAGGCCTTCGGTGATGACGCGAACGGTTGCCTCGTGGGCATGGTTCCAGTGCTTGCCCGGCGCAATCTCGGCGAATGCAGCCTCCTGAGCCTTCAGCACCAGCTCATAGATAGCTTTCTGCTCAGGCGAGAAGGTGCCGCTGACCGGGAAGGTGCGGGTGATGTCGCTGGCGTAGCAATCGATTTCGCAGCCGGCGTCGATCAGCACCAGGTCACCGTTCTTGAGCGCGGCGTCGTTCTCCTGGTAGTGCAGAATGCAGGCATTGCGTCCCGCCGCGACGATGGAGCCGTACGCCGGCATTTTCGCCCCGCCCTGGCGGAATATGTAATCCAGCTCGGCCTCCAGGCTGTACTCATGCAGGCCGGCGCGGCAGGCCTGCATGGCGCGAACATGGGCGCGGGCGGAAATCTCGGCAGCCAGGCGCATCACTTTCACTTCTGCGGCGGATTTATACAGGCGCATGTCGTGCAGCAGGTGATCCAGGGCAACGAACTCGTTCGGCGGCTGCGCACCGAGCCGGGCCTTGGAGCGGATCACGTTGATCCAGTCCATCAGCCGGCGATCGAATTCGGGGTTGCTGCCCATGGCGCTATAGACCCGCTCGCGGCCTTCGATCAGGCCGGGCAGGATTTCGTCGATGTCGGCGATGGGAAACGCATCGTCTGCGCCATGCACCTTGATCGCACCGTCCTGGCCGGCGCGCAGGCCGTCCCATTGCTCGCGCTCAGGGTTGCGCTCACGGCAGAACAGCACGTACTCACCATGCTCGCGGCCGGGGATCAGGGCGATCACCGCCTCAGGTTCGGCAAAGCCGCTGAGGTACTGGAAATCGCTGTCCTGGCGATAGACATGCTCGACATCGCGGTTGCGAATGGCGACCGCAGCCGCCGGCAGGATGGCGATGCTGTTGGGGACCATCTGCGCCATCAGCGCCTTGCGCCGACGGGCGTACTCCGCCTTGGGTATGTGGCTCATGGGCAAAACGACCCCCGGATGATCAGTGCAGCGATGGCTTGGGCTCAGGCGCGGCCGGCTTGGCCAGTTCGGTGAACAGCAACAGTGGCGCCACACGCAGGTACTCCATGACCTCCATGTAGTCGTTCTCGCCGTCTTCGGATTCTTCCAGCGCTTCCTGCACCTGGGAAATGGCCACCAGGTCCTGCAGCACTTCCTTGGCGTCGCTGCTCAGGTCGAGGCCGCCCGAATGCTGACCGAAGCCTGCGAGGAAGCCCTGGCACCACTGTCCCAGCGCCACGGCGCGGTCGAGCAGCGCCGCTTCGTCGCCCGGCAGCAGCAGAACCAGGGCGATGTCTTCGCCGGTCAGCTCGCCCTTGACCATTTCCTGCAGGCCGATCAGGGCATTGCGAACCGGGTCGGATGGCTCGTTTTCCAGCAGTTGCGCCGCATCGGCCAGCCAGGCCTCGGCATCGAAGCCGGCACCGGCGCAGCAGCGGCCGAGCAGCAGGCCGTGCAGTTCGGCGGGAGAAACAGGATGCCCGTTACTGGAAAGCAACGTAGCGAACGCGGTATACGGCGAATGGGTATTAGGCATGGGCAACTAGGCGCCAGACGGCGCGATGACTAGAATGAAGGGCTTGTATCCTAGCACCGGCAGACGCGCCAAGACCATCGGCACTGGCCGCCGGGGCAGGCACCGAGGCATGATCGTCTGGCGAGTCAACGATGGAGCGAAGCGAGTGCAACCCACGCAAGAGAACGACCTGCAAACGCTCATGAGCCGGTTCGAGATACTGATCGAGCGGGTCGAGCAACTAAAACGGCGAAATGCACTCCTAATGGCTCAGGAAAAATCCTGGCGCGAGGAGCGCGCCCTCCTCATCGACAAGAACGAGATCGCCAGGCGCAAGGTCGAATCGATGATCGTGCGCCTCAAGGCCCTGGAGCAAGACTCATGAGTTCACCCAACAGCGTCACCGTGCAGATTCTCGACAAAGAATATTCGATCATCTGCCCGCCGGAAGAACGCAGCAATCTGGTCGGTGCCGCGCGTTACCTCGACGGCAAGATGCGCGAGATCCGCAGCAGTGGCAAAGTCATTGGCGCCGACCGCATCGCGGTCATGGCCGCGCTCAACATCACCCACGAACTGCTGCACCGCCAGGAGACCCCGGACGCCCCGCCGGTGATCACCAGCCGCGAGCAGGTACGTGAACTGCTGGAGCGTGTCGATCAGGCGTTGTCCGACGACGTGGGTAGTAAAATCGACTGACGTGGGTATACTGGCGCCACTCCCTGGTGGATGCGCCAGTCGGTTATGTCCCTGAGCCGATACGCACAACCACGGGGGTTGCACGCTGAGGCAGGTGTGCATGTCCGCCTGACGGAAAGCCTTAATGCCTCCTGCAATCTCCACCTTGAACTTTCGGGTTCAAGGGCTACACCGATAGCGGTCTTATCGGGGAGCCTGAATTCTCTTGCCCGCCTTCCCTGGCGGGCAATTTGTCTGGGCCGTCCACGCCGGCCTGTCGATTCGAGACCGCCTGTGCCATGACCGACACCGCGCCGCTCACCCGCCCCCAGCTTCGTCGCCTGCTGCGTGATGCACGCCGTGCGCTCACCCCGTTGCAACAGCGACAGGCTGCCCGTGGGCTGTACCGGCAGCTGGCGCAGCACCCGCTGTTCCGCCGCGCCCGGCACATCGCCCTGTACCTGCCCAACGACGGTGAAATCGATCCACGCCTACTGTTGCGTGAGGCTCAGCGGCGCGGCAAGCGCACGTATCTGCCGGTACTGCACGCCTGGCCTCGCACGCACATGGTCTTTCAACGCTTCGACGCCCACGAACCCTTGCGGCCCAACCGCTTCGGCATTGCCGAGCCGGTGATCAACCGCAAACGGCAGCGGCCAACCTGGGCGCTGGACCTGATTCTGCTACCACTGGTCGGGTTCGATGAGGTGGGTGGCCGGCTGGGCATGGGCGGCGGCTTCTACGACCGCAGCCTGGCTTACCAATCAAGGCGTAAGGGCTGGAAGAAGCCGCTGTTGCTGGGGCTGGCCCACGAGTGCCAGAAGGTCGAACGGCTGACCCAGGCCAGCTGGGATGTGCCGTTGAAGGGAACGGTATCCGACGGGGGATGGTACCTGGCCTCGGCCCCAGAGGCCGCGACCTGCATCTAGCGTATCGATTGAACCTGCACGACCGGAGCCTGGTACGCAGCGTCGAGCTTGCGTTCCCAGAAGCTTTGCGCGTAACCGGTAGTGACGACACCTAGACCGAAGATGAAGACCAGGACCCAGAGCAGATCCGGTTTGCGTTTGTTCATCGATTGCCCCCCAGGCAAACAGATCAGCCCCGTCTGCACACAGGGGCTGACAGGGCAACGAGCTTTGAAATCGCGCGCATTCTGCGACAACCCAAGTCGCCACGCAAATGCTGTTTGTCACCGCTGGTCGGTTTGATGAAACAGATTATTTCACCGACTGTCAGGAGCATCCCAGATGGCCTATTGGCTGATGAAATCCGAACCCGAAGAGCTATCCATCGAAGGGTTGAGCCGCTTGGACGAGGCCCGTTGGGACGGCGTACGCAACTACCAGGCGCGCAATTTCCTGAGGGCCATGAGCCTAGGCGATGAATGCTTTTTCTACCACTCCAGCTGTCCGCAACCGGGCATTGCCGGTATAGCGCGGATCATCACGGCGGCCTACCCCGACCCCACGGCACTGGACCCAAGCAGCCCCTATCATGATGCAAAAGCAAGTGCGGAAAAAAACCCGTGGAGTGCGGTGGATGTCGCCCACGTACGGACTTTCCGGCACGTGCTCCCGCTTGGACTGCTCAAGCAACAGACGGCACTCGCCGAGCTGCCTTTGGTGCACAAAGGCAGCCGGCTGTCGGTGATGCCTGTGAGCGAAGCGCAGTGGGCGGCGATCATGGCGCTGAGCGCCTGAGCCGCCCCGCCCCGCTCCGCCCCGCACGCTACGGCAAGACAGCCTTCGCGCATTGCCCTTCAATGGCCTGCAACGATTCGCCGGCAGGCTCTGATGTAGTGAATCGGCACTCGACGTCGAAGCTGCCATCGATAGCTTGCAACAGCACGGCCCGCCACCGCTCAGGGAAACTACGCTCACGGAAATTCATGCGTACTTCCAGCATGGTGCTGCCGTCGACCAGATGATTGTCGTTCAGGTGATCGTTCTCGAACGTCCCATCACCACCCACGGTGGCGACGGCAGGCCAGGAGCCATCGCGATTGTGCACTTCGACATCGGCACCTGCCGGAGCGCCTGTACCGTTGACCCAGATCGCCCCGGTCTGCGTGCGCCTTACGCGCAAGCTGGTCACCACTGGACGCTGTGTCACAGTCGCTTGCTGTGATGCCCCCGCGCTGTTGGCCGTACGAAGCTCGAGCAGGGTTGCACCGTCGCGCAAATAGCCTTTGTCGAGGGCATCATTGCGGTAGCGTCCGAACGCATCGGCGGTAGCGACGCCCGCCCGGCCATTGTGCTGGGTACGCGCTTCGATGACCGCTCCTGGTGGCCAGGCATGGCCTTCGATCTGCACATTTCTGCCCTGCGCCGAAAAGGCCCAGACATCCAGTATCCGCGACTCGGCACTGCCACCGAACACCGGAACCTGGGTAGGTTGGCCGGGTGGTTTGGGAAGGCTCAATGCGGCGATCTGTGCCAGTGTCTGTGCATCGGGGCGCAGGCCCCAGGCGCCGAAGTACTCGGACAGATCCGCATTAGCGGCCTTGCTCGCCTCGACTTGGAACAGGCGCTTGCGAGCGGCTTTGTCGCCAGGGTCGCCCAAGGTGCGCGCCGCCCGCTCCAGACGCGGATAGAACGTATCACCAAAGCTGCGTCGCAACTGCTCGAACATCACCTCGCGATTGGCGCCTGTGTTGCTTTCCATGTTGTCGAATTCACGCTCCGCATCGGGCTGCATGAGATAAATCTGCGCGCGGTCCCAGGTCGCTGCCCGTGGGCCGACCGGCAAGCTTTCTCCCCAGAAACGACGCAGCGCCGCCGTGGTGAAGATGTTCACCGTTACCTCCCCCAGCGAGGGCATGTCCCACGGCCAGACGGTGCTCTGGCGCTGATGCCCCAGCTCGTGCCACAGGCCCCAAGTGGACGGCGCTCTCAACACGGACAGCGCGTCCAGAGCAGGATAGGGCATGTTGGCGCTGTAGTCCGAGGCATTTGGATTGACGCCTGCGCAGGTCTCCACTACCCAAGGACGCAAAGGGCTGGCCTGATGGGGCGGCTGTTGGCCGTCCAGCCCGGCAGCCGCGCTCTGTGCGTTGATACCCATCTGGTAATAGAGCATCAACGCCGTCGGGTGGCTCTCTGGACCCACGTATTTTGCCGACGACAAGCTGCTGGCGATGACCACGCTACTACCCGAATGCAGCGCATACGGAACCGTCGACGCGTCCAGCATCGAGGTCCATGCAGAATAATCGACCCCTTCGGTGTAATAGGGCACTGGCATCGCAGTCTGACCCAGCTCGACCGTGACTCGGCTACCGGCCTCGGGCGCCACAAAACGCATGAGAACCAGTCCCCCTTGGACCGGTTGATAGATGGTATTGGTCCCATTGCGCAACGCCGTAACCGACATGCCCCTCTCGCAGGTCGACGGCTCCCAAGGCTGAACCAGCGAATTCACCCCCACGGCCAACTGCAACGTGGCGCCGGCTGGCAAGCCGCTGACCTGCACCTGCAGTGGCGTCGAATGATTCAGGTAGAAACCGGTGGGTTGCCAGTCCGACCATTTCAACCGCTGCTTGAGCCGCTGCTGTTCGGCGCTGGCGTCCGGCAGAGGGCTCAGGACTAGCCTGCGCGACTGCGGAAAGCGCTCGAGCTGACGCTGCTCGAACGTCGGGCCGCGTGGCACGATGCTGTCGCTCCACAACTGCCCCGCATCGACCTGCTCAGCGCATGTGTCCAGGCTGACGCGCGCGCCATCGAACGCCAGACAGCGCTCTTCAGTGGAGTAAGCGTTCTGCAGCCTGACAAAACCGGGTTGACCATCTCGTACTCGCCAGGCGTGCTCGGCTCTGGAAGGGGCGCAGGCAGCGACCTTGGCCTGCCACCCGACATTTACCAGACACCGCTGCGGGCTCGGGCCGCCGACCTCCTGCAGCATCATCCCTTGCCCGGTCGGCACGGTCTGCCACTGCCCCTTGCCCGCGATGTCACAACGATCGAGCGTTGGAGAACTACCGTCCGCACCCACCACCAGGCATTTGCGCGCCTGACCGCTGTCACTGGCACGTTTGCTGATGAGCGTACCGGGGTTGGCGGACGCGGTATCGTTGACGGGTGAATCGAACGCGAACGATGCCGAAGCGGCGGTTACGCTCGCCGACAGCAGCAGTGCCGCAAGGCCGAGGGGAACAAGGGGTGTACCGGGGATCCTGTGCAGACGCGGTAAGGTCGAACTGT
It includes:
- a CDS encoding 2-octaprenyl-3-methyl-6-methoxy-1,4-benzoquinol hydroxylase, giving the protein MRADLVIVGAGMVGSALALALRHSGLQVLLVDGGPLAVEPFDAAAPFEPRVSALSAASQRILERLGAWDGIARRRLSPYSDMQVWDGTGTGNIHFSAASVHAEVLGHIVENRVVQDALVERLHDSDIGLLPGARLEQMRHSGDDWLLTLADGRSLRAPLVIAADGAHSAVRRLTGSVTREWDYLHHAIVTSVRCSRPHQCTAWQRFTDEGPLAFLPLVRDGNQDWCSIVWSITPERAEWAMGLDDAGFCKALEQAFEGRLGEVLHADPRLCVPLRQRHAKRYVERGLALIGDAAHTIHPLAGQGVNLGFLDAAVLAEELQHAAARGGRLADLKVLSRYERRRMPHNLALMAAMEGFERLFQADPLPLRWLRNSGLKVVEQLPEAKALFVRQALGLSGDLPELARP
- a CDS encoding DUF4442 domain-containing protein codes for the protein MLRWLLNCYPPYLGAGIRVQSISPDMRRIKVRMKLTRWNRNYVGTQFGGSLYSMVDPFYMLLLIEQLGSEYIVWDKAASIDFITPGKGPVHAEFEIDDTLLDDIRQQTAGGKKYLPRLQVDIRDDAGELVARVDKTLYVRLKPQARQA
- the ubiH gene encoding 2-octaprenyl-6-methoxyphenyl hydroxylase, with the translated sequence MSRVNLAIIGGGLVGASLALALQAGAKARGWKIVLIEPFAPGDSFQPSYDARSSALSYGTRQIYQQLGVWSQIAQRGEPILQIQVSDRGRFGATRLAAHDEGVPALGYVVENAWLGQCLWQALDTEVVSWRCPAEVTSLQPIEHGYRLRLDDDTSLDCDLAVLADGGRSGLREQLGIHVRRRPYAQSALIANITPGEQHAGQAFERFTEQGPMALLPLPENRCALVWTRQGMDAQRLAEIDERQFLRELQDAFGYRLGALRQVGARHLYPLALVEAQEQVRPHLVVLGNAAHSLHPIAGQGFNLSLRDVQALAEALLGGPAQPGDLATLQAYQQRQRLDQTLTVGFSDQVTRLFGSRQPLLANARNLGLLGLDLLPPAKRWFARQAMGLGTRPARGGL
- the pepP gene encoding Xaa-Pro aminopeptidase — translated: MSHIPKAEYARRRKALMAQMVPNSIAILPAAAVAIRNRDVEHVYRQDSDFQYLSGFAEPEAVIALIPGREHGEYVLFCRERNPEREQWDGLRAGQDGAIKVHGADDAFPIADIDEILPGLIEGRERVYSAMGSNPEFDRRLMDWINVIRSKARLGAQPPNEFVALDHLLHDMRLYKSAAEVKVMRLAAEISARAHVRAMQACRAGLHEYSLEAELDYIFRQGGAKMPAYGSIVAAGRNACILHYQENDAALKNGDLVLIDAGCEIDCYASDITRTFPVSGTFSPEQKAIYELVLKAQEAAFAEIAPGKHWNHAHEATVRVITEGLVELGLLKGEVQALIDSEAYRAFYMHRAGHWLGMDVHDVGDYKVGGQWRVLEVGMALTVEPGIYIGADDKSVAKKWRGIGVRIEDDVVVTRQGCEILSGGVPKTVSEIEALMAAAREAAA
- a CDS encoding YecA family protein, yielding MPNTHSPYTAFATLLSSNGHPVSPAELHGLLLGRCCAGAGFDAEAWLADAAQLLENEPSDPVRNALIGLQEMVKGELTGEDIALVLLLPGDEAALLDRAVALGQWCQGFLAGFGQHSGGLDLSSDAKEVLQDLVAISQVQEALEESEDGENDYMEVMEYLRVAPLLLFTELAKPAAPEPKPSLH
- a CDS encoding TIGR02449 family protein gives rise to the protein MIVWRVNDGAKRVQPTQENDLQTLMSRFEILIERVEQLKRRNALLMAQEKSWREERALLIDKNEIARRKVESMIVRLKALEQDS
- a CDS encoding cell division protein ZapA produces the protein MSSPNSVTVQILDKEYSIICPPEERSNLVGAARYLDGKMREIRSSGKVIGADRIAVMAALNITHELLHRQETPDAPPVITSREQVRELLERVDQALSDDVGSKID
- a CDS encoding 5-formyltetrahydrofolate cyclo-ligase; this encodes MTDTAPLTRPQLRRLLRDARRALTPLQQRQAARGLYRQLAQHPLFRRARHIALYLPNDGEIDPRLLLREAQRRGKRTYLPVLHAWPRTHMVFQRFDAHEPLRPNRFGIAEPVINRKRQRPTWALDLILLPLVGFDEVGGRLGMGGGFYDRSLAYQSRRKGWKKPLLLGLAHECQKVERLTQASWDVPLKGTVSDGGWYLASAPEAATCI
- a CDS encoding EVE domain-containing protein, whose translation is MAYWLMKSEPEELSIEGLSRLDEARWDGVRNYQARNFLRAMSLGDECFFYHSSCPQPGIAGIARIITAAYPDPTALDPSSPYHDAKASAEKNPWSAVDVAHVRTFRHVLPLGLLKQQTALAELPLVHKGSRLSVMPVSEAQWAAIMALSA
- a CDS encoding M60 family metallopeptidase yields the protein MNSSTLPRLHRIPGTPLVPLGLAALLLSASVTAASASFAFDSPVNDTASANPGTLISKRASDSGQARKCLVVGADGSSPTLDRCDIAGKGQWQTVPTGQGMMLQEVGGPSPQRCLVNVGWQAKVAACAPSRAEHAWRVRDGQPGFVRLQNAYSTEERCLAFDGARVSLDTCAEQVDAGQLWSDSIVPRGPTFEQRQLERFPQSRRLVLSPLPDASAEQQRLKQRLKWSDWQPTGFYLNHSTPLQVQVSGLPAGATLQLAVGVNSLVQPWEPSTCERGMSVTALRNGTNTIYQPVQGGLVLMRFVAPEAGSRVTVELGQTAMPVPYYTEGVDYSAWTSMLDASTVPYALHSGSSVVIASSLSSAKYVGPESHPTALMLYYQMGINAQSAAAGLDGQQPPHQASPLRPWVVETCAGVNPNASDYSANMPYPALDALSVLRAPSTWGLWHELGHQRQSTVWPWDMPSLGEVTVNIFTTAALRRFWGESLPVGPRAATWDRAQIYLMQPDAEREFDNMESNTGANREVMFEQLRRSFGDTFYPRLERAARTLGDPGDKAARKRLFQVEASKAANADLSEYFGAWGLRPDAQTLAQIAALSLPKPPGQPTQVPVFGGSAESRILDVWAFSAQGRNVQIEGHAWPPGAVIEARTQHNGRAGVATADAFGRYRNDALDKGYLRDGATLLELRTANSAGASQQATVTQRPVVTSLRVRRTQTGAIWVNGTGAPAGADVEVHNRDGSWPAVATVGGDGTFENDHLNDNHLVDGSTMLEVRMNFRERSFPERWRAVLLQAIDGSFDVECRFTTSEPAGESLQAIEGQCAKAVLP